Proteins encoded within one genomic window of Chitinophaga parva:
- a CDS encoding glucosaminidase domain-containing protein, with protein sequence MPSGKCFALSILLVGCAVSLHAQNITTAQYINTYKNIAIEEERRTGIPASITLAQGVVESQSGNCWLVLNSNNHFGIKCKNNWTGPYVTYDDDAKGECFRKYESAADSYRDHSTFLTGNPRYASLFNIDVHDYKSWAYGLKSAGYATSPTYPQQLIKVIEDNNLNQYTLIALNEAPGDGEITDPLAPASDKGTRGRDYALGNSPVDKSNHTTYSTGKKNYPSGIFKVNGRKAVFVKGGTPLIQIASKYDVRLSNLVKDNDLEDDQPLPNDMLVFLQKKGKHGEDDYHLVAPGETMHDIAQAEGIQMRWLRRRNKMDEGQEPAPGAKLVLNGFASSKPAIRGDVAAAPLKEEDQQPKDLQPKKIWNDLKNGVNSIRNGGAKSTTSDASQPVATTQPQQQVNKLPAGMEDDLKKMGATTSPAATGTASNAVKMVPAAAQPAPAAPGTPPAPTTTPVVTPVQANNIDTDGYHEVMPKETLFGISRRFNVSIADLQSWNNLPGYDIKIGQKILVRNKLQ encoded by the coding sequence ATGCCATCTGGAAAATGTTTTGCCCTGAGCATACTGCTGGTGGGCTGTGCCGTATCACTGCATGCGCAGAATATCACCACGGCACAGTACATCAATACGTATAAGAACATCGCAATAGAAGAGGAGCGCCGCACCGGCATTCCTGCGTCCATTACCCTGGCACAAGGCGTGGTGGAAAGCCAGTCCGGCAACTGCTGGCTGGTGCTCAATTCCAACAACCACTTTGGTATCAAATGCAAGAACAACTGGACCGGTCCTTATGTGACCTACGATGATGATGCCAAAGGAGAATGCTTCCGCAAATATGAAAGCGCCGCAGATTCCTATCGCGACCACTCCACCTTCCTCACCGGGAACCCGCGCTACGCCTCACTTTTCAACATTGATGTGCACGACTACAAGTCATGGGCTTACGGGCTCAAATCTGCCGGGTACGCCACCAGTCCCACTTACCCGCAGCAGCTCATCAAGGTGATTGAAGACAATAACCTGAACCAATATACGCTGATAGCCCTCAATGAAGCCCCCGGCGATGGCGAGATCACTGACCCGCTGGCCCCCGCGTCTGACAAAGGCACCCGTGGCCGCGATTATGCGCTGGGCAACAGCCCCGTTGATAAAAGCAACCACACTACTTACAGCACCGGGAAAAAGAACTATCCCAGTGGCATATTCAAAGTGAATGGGCGCAAAGCGGTGTTTGTAAAAGGCGGTACGCCGCTCATCCAGATTGCCAGCAAATATGATGTGCGCCTCAGCAACCTGGTGAAGGATAATGACCTGGAAGATGACCAGCCCCTGCCTAATGATATGCTGGTATTCCTGCAAAAGAAAGGCAAACACGGGGAAGACGACTACCACCTGGTAGCTCCCGGCGAAACTATGCATGACATAGCACAGGCAGAAGGCATTCAAATGCGGTGGCTGCGCCGCCGTAATAAAATGGATGAAGGGCAGGAGCCCGCACCCGGCGCCAAGCTGGTGCTCAATGGCTTTGCCTCCAGCAAACCCGCCATCCGGGGGGATGTAGCCGCTGCCCCTTTGAAAGAAGAAGACCAGCAGCCCAAGGACCTGCAGCCCAAAAAGATCTGGAACGACCTTAAAAACGGGGTGAACAGCATCCGTAACGGGGGCGCCAAAAGCACCACCAGCGATGCTTCCCAGCCCGTTGCCACCACCCAGCCCCAGCAGCAGGTGAACAAACTGCCCGCCGGGATGGAGGATGACCTGAAGAAAATGGGCGCCACCACCTCACCTGCGGCCACCGGCACGGCCTCCAATGCGGTGAAGATGGTACCGGCGGCTGCGCAACCGGCGCCGGCTGCACCCGGTACCCCACCCGCGCCCACCACTACACCCGTGGTAACGCCGGTCCAGGCCAATAATATTGACACCGACGGCTACCACGAGGTAATGCCCAAAGAAACCCTTTTCGGCATTTCCCGGCGCTTCAACGTCAGCATTGCAGACCTGCAGTCCTGGAACAACCTGCCGGGTTATGATATTAAAATAGGCCAGAAGATCCTGGTCCGTAATAAGTTGCAATAA
- the hpt gene encoding hypoxanthine phosphoribosyltransferase, whose protein sequence is MPIIKVHDKQFQPYINQEQLQTRIKELAAQLNKDLAGTKPLFIAILNGSFMFAADVFKRLEIDAEICFIKLASYKGTKSTGNVVTAIGLDEDLFNRTVVILEDIVDTGKTLSQFLPQLEHQQPKQLLIASLLHKPEALQYPVKIDYLGFSVPNKFLLGYGLDYDGLGRNLPEIYQLVE, encoded by the coding sequence ATGCCGATCATAAAGGTTCATGACAAACAATTCCAGCCTTACATTAACCAGGAGCAGCTGCAAACCCGCATTAAAGAACTGGCGGCCCAGCTCAATAAAGACCTGGCAGGCACCAAACCCTTATTTATCGCCATCCTGAACGGCTCCTTCATGTTTGCTGCCGACGTTTTCAAGCGCCTGGAGATCGATGCGGAGATCTGCTTCATCAAGCTGGCCTCTTACAAAGGCACCAAGTCCACCGGCAACGTGGTTACCGCCATCGGCCTGGACGAAGACCTCTTTAACCGCACAGTGGTGATCCTGGAGGACATTGTGGATACCGGCAAAACCCTCAGCCAGTTCCTTCCCCAGCTGGAACACCAGCAACCCAAACAATTGCTCATCGCTTCCCTGCTCCACAAACCCGAGGCCCTGCAATACCCTGTAAAAATTGACTACCTGGGCTTCTCGGTTCCCAATAAATTCTTGCTCGGCTATGGCCTGGATTATGATGGCCTGGGCCGCAACCTGCCGGAGATCTACCAGTTGGTGGAGTAA
- a CDS encoding vWA domain-containing protein, with amino-acid sequence MRQLVLWVYLLFIPRIANCQTMWITGAVEDSVNHNPLPGIVVTAMQDTAHTMTNQFGLFRIAVPVSTRQLRFEHGKYVARIVNIAAENRMLVALKPKPPALDAITIAKINARRTHSVNPNYGNVQMGVRTFYNETYSTLYENRFIATRNNPRSFFAVDVDRAAYSNVRRFIRLKESIPNDAVRIEEMVNYFHYHYPLPPKDSTLAVFSQYATCPWDSSHHLLQVIVRARKVNCDSLPPSNLVFLIDVSGSMGAPNKLPLLQAAFRILVMNLRPVDKVAIVAYAGAPGIVLPSTPGDQKEKILNAIDNLNAGGATAGEAAIKMAYQQATLNYVIDGNNRVILATDGDFNVGMTSDQAMQDLITEKRETGVWLTCLGFGMGDYKDSKLQTLSNKGNGNFAYIDNMDEATKIFAHEYGSTMFTVAKDVKAEVNFNPALVSHYRLIGYENKVLTDDTSSAPVFSGGIVGSDHCAVATYEIVPAGGQSPADSLIASIDLSYRLPAESTTRSLHQELKPALADFTEAPADFRFASAVSLFGMLLRKSAFVGNGNIDMVMSIAKAALDKDPEGYRAEFLKMAKSVKKESTLWIGPNVARH; translated from the coding sequence ATGCGCCAGCTAGTGCTTTGGGTGTATCTCCTGTTCATTCCACGTATTGCCAACTGCCAGACAATGTGGATCACCGGTGCGGTGGAGGATAGTGTGAACCACAATCCTTTGCCCGGCATTGTCGTGACAGCCATGCAGGACACCGCGCATACAATGACCAACCAGTTTGGGCTTTTCCGTATAGCCGTTCCCGTTAGTACCAGGCAGCTGCGCTTTGAACACGGCAAGTATGTGGCGCGTATCGTGAACATTGCGGCGGAAAACCGCATGCTGGTGGCCCTGAAGCCCAAGCCACCCGCCCTGGACGCCATCACCATTGCCAAGATCAATGCCCGCCGCACCCACAGCGTAAATCCCAACTACGGCAATGTGCAGATGGGAGTGCGCACCTTTTACAACGAGACCTACAGCACCCTTTACGAAAACCGTTTCATTGCCACCAGGAACAATCCCCGGTCTTTTTTTGCCGTGGATGTGGATCGTGCCGCGTATAGCAATGTGCGCCGCTTTATCCGCCTGAAAGAAAGCATTCCCAATGATGCTGTACGCATAGAAGAAATGGTGAATTACTTCCATTATCACTATCCATTACCCCCTAAAGACAGTACCCTGGCTGTTTTTAGCCAGTATGCCACCTGCCCCTGGGATAGTAGCCATCACCTGCTGCAGGTGATCGTAAGGGCCCGCAAGGTGAATTGCGACAGCCTGCCTCCCAGCAACCTGGTATTTCTCATCGACGTATCGGGCAGCATGGGCGCGCCTAACAAGCTGCCCCTCCTGCAGGCGGCCTTCCGCATCCTGGTCATGAACCTGCGCCCGGTAGATAAAGTAGCCATCGTGGCCTATGCAGGCGCGCCGGGCATTGTACTACCCAGCACGCCCGGCGACCAGAAAGAAAAGATCCTCAATGCTATTGACAACCTCAATGCGGGCGGCGCCACCGCCGGCGAAGCGGCCATTAAAATGGCCTACCAGCAGGCCACGCTCAATTACGTGATAGATGGTAACAACCGCGTGATCCTGGCCACAGACGGGGATTTCAACGTGGGCATGACCAGTGACCAGGCCATGCAGGATCTCATTACAGAAAAGCGGGAAACCGGTGTATGGCTCACCTGCCTGGGTTTTGGAATGGGAGACTATAAAGATTCCAAGCTGCAAACCCTCTCCAATAAAGGCAACGGCAACTTTGCCTACATTGATAACATGGACGAAGCCACCAAGATCTTTGCCCATGAATATGGCAGTACCATGTTTACCGTGGCCAAGGATGTGAAAGCCGAAGTGAACTTCAACCCCGCCCTGGTCAGTCATTACCGCCTCATTGGATACGAAAACAAAGTGCTCACGGACGATACCAGCAGCGCCCCCGTTTTCTCCGGCGGTATTGTGGGCTCAGATCATTGTGCGGTGGCCACTTACGAGATAGTGCCCGCTGGTGGGCAGTCGCCGGCTGATAGCCTCATCGCCAGCATAGACCTTTCTTACCGCCTGCCCGCGGAGTCAACTACCCGCAGCCTGCACCAGGAGCTGAAGCCCGCGTTGGCAGACTTCACCGAAGCGCCGGCAGATTTCCGGTTTGCCAGCGCCGTGAGCCTCTTTGGCATGTTGCTGCGCAAGAGCGCTTTTGTAGGAAATGGAAATATTGATATGGTGATGAGTATCGCCAAAGCCGCGCTGGACAAGGATCCGGAAGGATACCGCGCGGAGTTCCTGAAAATGGCGAAGTCTGTAAAAAAGGAAAGTACGTTGTGGATAGGCCCCAACGTGGCCAGGCATTGA
- a CDS encoding class I SAM-dependent methyltransferase, giving the protein MSMDPAKLQMFENRLQKVYKHVSKIARRQNITCYRVYDDDIPEFPFSIEIYEDHIYVAEYQRRHGMEEDAHEAWLDQCLQKITEVLQFPPEAIFVKQRMRKEDRQGQYQRVAQEKNEFIVNEAGLKFKVNLSDYLDTGLFLDHRITRAMVRDEAAGKKVLNLFCYTGSFSVYAASVGAEVTSVDLSKTYLAWAEENMAINNIDPQKHHFIHADVLQYLDTLKLNTFDLVILDPPTFSNSKRMKEHLDIQRDHVDILNRVLLATKKGGVIYFSNNYRRFVLDEAQIEASAIKDITNQTMPFDFQQKMIRKCYRITR; this is encoded by the coding sequence ATGAGCATGGATCCCGCAAAGCTGCAGATGTTTGAGAACCGGCTGCAGAAAGTGTATAAGCACGTCAGTAAAATTGCCCGCAGGCAAAACATCACCTGTTACCGGGTGTATGATGATGATATCCCCGAGTTTCCCTTCAGCATAGAGATCTACGAAGACCATATTTACGTGGCCGAATACCAGCGCCGCCATGGCATGGAGGAAGACGCCCATGAAGCCTGGCTGGACCAGTGCCTGCAAAAGATCACGGAGGTGCTGCAGTTCCCGCCGGAAGCCATTTTTGTGAAACAGCGCATGCGCAAAGAAGACCGCCAGGGCCAGTACCAGCGCGTAGCGCAGGAGAAGAATGAATTTATAGTGAACGAGGCAGGCCTCAAATTCAAAGTAAACCTCTCCGACTACCTGGACACCGGCCTTTTCCTGGACCACCGCATCACCCGTGCCATGGTGCGTGATGAAGCCGCCGGTAAAAAAGTGCTCAACCTCTTTTGCTACACCGGATCTTTCTCCGTGTATGCCGCCAGTGTGGGCGCGGAAGTAACGTCTGTAGACCTCTCCAAGACCTACCTGGCCTGGGCGGAAGAGAACATGGCCATCAATAACATAGATCCCCAAAAGCATCACTTCATACACGCAGATGTGCTGCAATACCTGGATACCCTGAAGCTCAACACCTTTGACCTGGTGATCCTGGACCCGCCCACTTTTTCCAACAGTAAGCGTATGAAGGAGCACCTGGACATCCAGCGAGACCATGTGGATATCCTCAACAGGGTATTACTGGCTACCAAAAAAGGGGGCGTGATCTACTTCAGTAATAACTACCGCCGCTTTGTGCTGGATGAAGCGCAGATCGAGGCATCTGCTATCAAGGACATCACTAACCAGACCATGCCCTTTGACTTCCAGCAGAAGATGATCCGCAAGTGTTACCGCATTACCCGGTAA
- the dnaJ gene encoding molecular chaperone DnaJ, which produces MSTKRDYYEILGVAKSCSQDELKKAYRKVAMQYHPDRNPENKEAEEKFKEAAEAFEVLSNPDKRAQYDRFGHAAQNRGGFGGGGMNMDDIFSNFGDIFGSDDVFGSFFGGGRSSGGRSRGRGVRGSNLRVKIKLTYEEIAKGANKKIKVKKHVTCTTCNGNGAKDKNSFQSCGTCGGSGQVRRVSQTFLGQMQTVTTCPTCNGEGQIITAKCSSCKGEGRVYGEETVSIDIPAGVGEGMQLSLSGKGNAGERGGAPGDLLILIEEEQHAELQRDGLHVAYDLHISFTDAVFGTSLEVPTIDGKAKIKVPPGTQSGKIFRLKGKGFPAVNSYERGDQLIHVNIWTPQHISSDEKAMLEKLQESDNFKPQPEKSEKGFFDKVRDIFG; this is translated from the coding sequence ATGTCTACCAAAAGAGATTACTACGAAATACTGGGAGTGGCCAAATCCTGTTCACAGGACGAGCTGAAAAAAGCTTACCGCAAAGTGGCCATGCAGTATCATCCTGACCGTAACCCGGAGAACAAAGAAGCAGAAGAGAAATTTAAAGAGGCGGCAGAAGCCTTTGAAGTGTTGAGCAACCCGGACAAACGGGCCCAGTACGACCGCTTTGGTCACGCAGCCCAGAACCGTGGCGGCTTTGGTGGCGGTGGCATGAACATGGACGACATCTTCTCCAACTTCGGGGATATTTTCGGCAGCGATGATGTATTTGGCAGCTTCTTTGGCGGAGGCCGCAGCAGTGGCGGCAGAAGCCGTGGCCGTGGTGTACGCGGATCTAACCTGCGCGTGAAGATCAAGCTCACCTACGAAGAAATAGCAAAAGGCGCCAACAAAAAGATCAAGGTTAAAAAGCACGTTACCTGCACCACCTGTAATGGCAACGGCGCAAAAGATAAGAACAGCTTCCAGAGCTGCGGCACCTGCGGTGGCAGCGGGCAGGTAAGGCGCGTAAGCCAGACCTTCCTGGGCCAGATGCAAACCGTGACCACCTGCCCCACCTGTAACGGGGAAGGCCAGATCATTACCGCTAAATGTAGCAGCTGTAAAGGCGAAGGACGTGTGTACGGTGAAGAGACCGTAAGCATAGACATCCCGGCCGGCGTGGGCGAAGGCATGCAACTGAGCCTGAGCGGCAAAGGCAATGCCGGCGAACGCGGTGGCGCCCCCGGCGACCTGCTCATCCTCATTGAAGAAGAGCAGCACGCCGAGTTGCAACGCGATGGCCTGCATGTAGCCTACGACCTCCACATCTCCTTTACAGACGCCGTATTTGGCACCTCCCTGGAAGTACCCACCATTGACGGCAAGGCCAAGATCAAAGTACCACCTGGCACCCAGAGTGGCAAGATCTTCCGCCTCAAGGGCAAAGGCTTCCCGGCAGTGAACTCTTACGAACGCGGTGACCAGCTCATTCACGTGAACATCTGGACCCCGCAACACATCTCGTCCGATGAAAAGGCCATGCTGGAAAAACTCCAGGAGTCAGACAACTTCAAGCCCCAGCCGGAAAAATCCGAAAAAGGCTTCTTTGATAAAGTGAGGGATATTTTTGGTTAA
- a CDS encoding nucleotide exchange factor GrpE, with amino-acid sequence MAAEKEQTGQPGNNADFNINTDENLSGTTHLNDAVTEGDELEKALQQAAEYKDKYMRSVAEFDNFRKRTAKERLELIQTANKETVLAMLEVLDDAERAAKQLETADNIAAVKDGVSLVFNKLKNTLVSKGLKAMESIGQEFNPDLHEALTEIPAPGKEGKVIDEMQKGYYLNDKLIRHARVVVGK; translated from the coding sequence ATGGCAGCAGAAAAAGAGCAAACCGGACAACCTGGCAACAATGCCGATTTTAATATCAATACCGACGAGAACCTGAGCGGCACTACGCACCTGAACGATGCCGTGACCGAGGGTGACGAACTGGAAAAAGCCCTGCAGCAGGCTGCAGAATATAAAGACAAATACATGCGCAGCGTGGCAGAGTTTGACAATTTCCGCAAACGTACCGCCAAGGAGCGCCTGGAACTGATACAAACAGCCAACAAAGAGACCGTGCTGGCCATGCTGGAGGTACTGGACGATGCTGAAAGAGCCGCCAAGCAGCTGGAAACCGCTGACAATATTGCAGCAGTAAAAGACGGCGTATCCCTGGTGTTCAACAAGTTAAAGAACACCCTGGTAAGCAAGGGCCTGAAAGCAATGGAAAGCATCGGGCAGGAATTTAACCCAGACCTGCATGAAGCCCTCACTGAAATCCCCGCCCCCGGCAAAGAAGGTAAAGTGATCGATGAAATGCAGAAAGGCTATTACCTCAATGATAAACTGATCCGCCATGCCCGCGTGGTGGTTGGAAAATAA
- a CDS encoding class I SAM-dependent rRNA methyltransferase, which translates to MTKVFLKKKIQNRVMMGHPWIFGNEVNNIEGDVTAGDTVEVYTHQGFFVGRGYINPQSQILVRLLTRNREEQITEEFFYHRLLKCWEYRKKLGYTENCRLVFGEADEMPALVIDKFNDYFVIQTLALGMDKWKPAIISALHRIFSPKGIYERNDVPVRELEGLPQQKGFLGAPFDTNVIINENGLRFHVDIENGQKTGYFLDQQDNRREIQHIVKGADVLEAFCYTGTFSCHAGYYGAKSVLGLDISEHAVNTARRNAELNGLQEVCKFQAVNAFDVLKQWAKEDKKFDVVILDPPAFTKSRENIQKAITGYKEINLRGMKLLKPGGFLVTASCTNLVSPSVFLETIDLAAKDAKKKLRQVTFQTQAQDHPILWSVDNTTYLKFLIVEVS; encoded by the coding sequence ATGACGAAAGTTTTTCTGAAGAAAAAAATACAGAACCGGGTGATGATGGGTCATCCCTGGATCTTTGGCAATGAAGTAAACAATATTGAAGGCGATGTGACCGCAGGCGATACCGTAGAAGTGTACACCCACCAGGGTTTCTTCGTGGGCCGCGGATATATTAACCCCCAGTCCCAGATACTGGTACGCCTGCTTACCCGCAACCGCGAAGAGCAGATCACCGAAGAGTTCTTTTACCACCGCCTGCTCAAGTGCTGGGAATACCGCAAGAAACTGGGCTATACGGAAAACTGCCGCCTGGTATTCGGCGAAGCCGATGAAATGCCGGCCCTGGTCATCGATAAGTTCAACGACTATTTCGTGATCCAGACCCTGGCCCTGGGCATGGACAAATGGAAGCCCGCCATCATCAGTGCCCTGCACCGCATTTTTTCTCCCAAAGGCATTTACGAGCGCAATGACGTACCCGTGCGCGAACTGGAAGGCCTGCCTCAGCAGAAAGGCTTCCTGGGCGCCCCGTTCGATACCAATGTGATTATCAATGAAAATGGCCTGCGTTTCCACGTGGATATTGAAAATGGCCAAAAGACCGGCTACTTCCTGGACCAGCAGGACAACCGCCGTGAAATTCAGCATATCGTAAAAGGCGCCGATGTACTGGAAGCCTTCTGCTATACCGGTACTTTCTCCTGCCACGCCGGCTACTACGGCGCCAAAAGCGTACTGGGGCTGGATATTTCCGAGCACGCCGTGAACACGGCCCGCCGCAATGCGGAGCTGAATGGCCTGCAGGAGGTGTGTAAGTTCCAGGCGGTAAACGCGTTTGATGTGCTGAAACAGTGGGCCAAGGAAGACAAGAAGTTTGACGTGGTGATCCTGGACCCCCCGGCCTTTACCAAGAGCCGGGAGAACATCCAGAAAGCCATTACCGGCTACAAGGAGATCAACCTGCGCGGCATGAAGCTACTGAAGCCGGGTGGCTTCCTGGTCACTGCTTCCTGCACCAACCTGGTATCCCCGTCCGTTTTCCTGGAAACCATTGACCTGGCGGCCAAAGATGCCAAGAAGAAGCTGCGCCAGGTTACCTTCCAGACACAGGCCCAGGACCACCCCATCCTCTGGAGCGTGGACAATACCACTTACCTGAAGTTCCTGATCGTGGAAGTATCCTGA
- a CDS encoding ROK family protein, translating to MDIPSVVQSVSDFWFETSSAGVALKNKARKRNIINYLDAHEETTIPDLALALNLSVPKATSLVGELIATGLIKDYGKVESTGGRPASVYGLVADSCFFLGIDVKEYAVNIGLLDFRKNLVQVDMNVPYQLQNTKESLDGLMLIIQHFIDQAPVRSESILSACINLGGRINTRTGYSFSFFHFTEEPLTDYAERKLGIRVFLENDTRAMSYGEFSKGIVKNEKNVLFVNIDYGIGLGILIDGKAYYGKSGFSGEFGHIPIFDNEILCHCGKKGCFETEASGRALLRLFKERAEQGSTSSVISNLDELPRLRLTDIIEGAQNEDMLCIELLAEIGSKVGKGIALLINIFNPELVVLGGPLIQTGDYLFLPVKGAVNKYSLSLVNNDTQLCLSQLGEKAGLIGGCLIARDYLLAGR from the coding sequence ATGGACATTCCATCCGTTGTGCAATCCGTCTCTGATTTCTGGTTTGAAACCAGTTCTGCGGGGGTGGCCCTGAAAAACAAGGCACGGAAAAGAAATATTATCAACTACCTGGACGCGCACGAAGAAACCACCATACCGGACCTGGCCCTGGCATTAAACCTCAGTGTGCCCAAGGCTACCAGCCTGGTAGGAGAGCTCATTGCAACCGGCCTTATTAAAGATTACGGCAAAGTAGAATCCACCGGCGGAAGGCCGGCCAGTGTTTACGGCCTGGTAGCCGATTCCTGCTTTTTCCTGGGAATAGATGTAAAAGAGTATGCGGTTAATATAGGACTGCTGGACTTCAGGAAGAATCTGGTTCAGGTGGATATGAACGTGCCTTATCAATTGCAAAACACCAAGGAATCACTGGACGGCTTAATGCTGATCATCCAGCATTTCATAGACCAGGCACCTGTGCGGAGCGAGAGTATACTTTCTGCCTGCATTAACCTTGGCGGCAGGATCAATACCCGGACGGGCTATAGTTTCAGCTTCTTTCATTTCACCGAGGAACCGCTTACGGATTATGCAGAACGGAAGTTGGGCATCCGCGTGTTCCTGGAAAACGATACGAGGGCGATGTCTTATGGGGAATTCTCAAAAGGGATCGTAAAAAATGAAAAGAACGTGCTGTTCGTCAATATTGACTACGGCATCGGCCTGGGCATCCTGATAGACGGGAAGGCCTATTACGGTAAATCAGGATTCAGCGGGGAATTTGGCCACATCCCTATTTTTGACAATGAAATCCTTTGCCATTGCGGCAAGAAAGGATGTTTTGAAACAGAAGCATCCGGCAGGGCGCTTTTACGTCTTTTCAAAGAAAGGGCAGAACAGGGCTCAACCTCCTCTGTTATCAGCAACCTGGATGAGCTTCCGAGGCTGCGGCTGACCGATATCATTGAGGGGGCACAAAATGAGGATATGCTTTGCATAGAGCTGCTGGCGGAGATCGGCAGTAAAGTTGGTAAGGGAATAGCGCTCCTGATCAATATCTTCAATCCGGAACTGGTGGTCCTCGGCGGCCCGTTGATACAAACCGGTGATTACCTCTTCCTCCCGGTCAAAGGAGCCGTTAATAAATATTCCCTGAGCCTGGTAAACAACGACACGCAGCTTTGTCTTTCCCAACTGGGGGAAAAAGCCGGCCTGATAGGCGGGTGCTTAATAGCACGGGACTACCTGCTGGCCGGCCGGTAG
- a CDS encoding AGE family epimerase/isomerase codes for MGKTESGSNRLYENQLLTFSDYANLYQKELLDNVLPFWLRFSKDEKHGGYYTALSREGCVYDSDKFMWLQGREVWCFSYMYNHVEQKPEWLELARHGAAFMLANGRDAAGNWYFSLTAEGKPLVQPYNIFSDCFAAMGFASLDKADPGKGYGQVAIDTFKNILERKDNWKGVYNKNYPGTRSLKSFSLPMILCNLSLEMEHLLGKEKVNELVPEVIHEVMDRFYRPELGIILENIQENGELSDTFEGRLVNPGHGIEAMWFIMDLGKRFNNQALIEKAVEITLAILEYGWDTEYGGIFYFLDRKGYPPLQLEWDQKLWWVHVEALVALSKGFAFTRDPRCMQWFEKVHNYTWKHFRDPAYGEWFGYLNRRGEVLLNLKGGKWKGAFHVPRALYQVWSTFSALDKAST; via the coding sequence ATGGGAAAAACTGAATCAGGAAGCAATAGACTGTATGAAAATCAATTACTTACATTTAGTGACTACGCCAATCTATACCAAAAGGAACTGCTGGACAATGTATTGCCCTTCTGGCTGCGGTTCAGTAAGGATGAAAAGCACGGAGGCTACTATACGGCCCTGAGCAGGGAAGGCTGCGTGTACGACAGCGACAAATTCATGTGGCTGCAGGGCCGGGAGGTATGGTGTTTTAGCTACATGTATAATCACGTTGAACAGAAGCCTGAATGGTTGGAATTAGCCCGTCATGGGGCTGCTTTTATGCTGGCCAACGGAAGGGATGCTGCCGGTAACTGGTACTTCTCCCTTACGGCAGAAGGAAAACCCCTTGTTCAGCCTTACAACATCTTTAGTGACTGTTTTGCCGCCATGGGATTTGCATCGCTGGACAAAGCAGACCCTGGAAAAGGTTACGGACAGGTTGCGATCGATACTTTCAAAAATATTTTAGAAAGAAAGGATAACTGGAAGGGTGTTTATAATAAGAATTATCCGGGAACAAGGTCTTTGAAAAGTTTTTCCCTCCCGATGATCCTGTGCAATCTTTCTCTTGAAATGGAACACCTCCTGGGCAAGGAAAAGGTGAATGAACTGGTCCCGGAAGTGATCCATGAGGTGATGGACCGCTTTTACCGTCCTGAGCTTGGGATCATCCTGGAAAACATCCAGGAGAATGGCGAGCTGTCTGACACTTTTGAAGGCCGGCTGGTCAATCCTGGTCACGGCATTGAAGCCATGTGGTTCATTATGGACCTGGGCAAGCGGTTTAATAATCAGGCCCTCATCGAAAAGGCGGTAGAGATCACGCTGGCCATACTCGAATATGGCTGGGATACGGAATATGGGGGCATTTTCTATTTCCTCGACCGCAAGGGATATCCCCCGCTGCAGCTTGAGTGGGACCAGAAGCTCTGGTGGGTGCACGTGGAAGCACTGGTGGCACTCTCCAAAGGGTTTGCATTTACCAGGGACCCAAGATGCATGCAATGGTTTGAAAAAGTACACAATTATACCTGGAAGCATTTCCGCGATCCGGCGTATGGGGAGTGGTTTGGTTATCTCAACCGCAGGGGAGAAGTACTGCTGAACCTGAAAGGTGGTAAATGGAAAGGCGCCTTTCACGTACCGCGCGCTTTGTACCAGGTCTGGAGCACGTTCAGCGCGCTCGATAAAGCTTCGACATAG